In Syntrophomonas wolfei subsp. wolfei str. Goettingen G311, a single window of DNA contains:
- a CDS encoding ABC transporter permease subunit, with protein sequence MKNYRLKPPQIIISAFLILLIALSYILHMDLVVLLNQSMVKLVMNGVLVLSLIPMLNVGAGMNFGLPVGIIGGLVGMCLAVNFRMTGFYGFFMSILFTLMICTLLGWIYGLILNRVKGREEIAGTFIGFSFIPLMNYFWTLAPFQNREMLYPIGGQGLRPKISLENYFNHILDNFGLISIGNIEIPVGLIFVYAIICLFLYLYFRTKIGRATIAVGENEAFAKLSGINISQTRLIAIIISTIIAGFGICIYAQSYGFIQLYDEPLSMAFPAVSAILIGGSTGKKTFIFEAILGTYLLQSMYLLSVPIANEILVPELTEILRSFITYGIILYALLVRERRGINS encoded by the coding sequence GTGAAAAATTATAGATTAAAACCGCCCCAGATCATTATTTCTGCTTTTTTAATACTGTTAATTGCTCTTTCGTATATTTTGCATATGGATTTAGTTGTTCTGTTGAACCAATCCATGGTCAAGCTTGTCATGAATGGTGTGCTGGTGCTTTCACTTATACCCATGCTTAATGTGGGAGCCGGGATGAATTTTGGTCTTCCAGTAGGCATTATTGGCGGCCTGGTAGGTATGTGCCTGGCAGTTAATTTTAGAATGACCGGATTTTACGGATTTTTTATGTCGATATTGTTTACTCTGATGATTTGTACACTGCTGGGTTGGATTTACGGCTTGATTTTAAACAGAGTAAAAGGCAGGGAAGAAATAGCAGGTACCTTTATCGGATTCTCTTTTATTCCGCTTATGAACTATTTTTGGACACTGGCCCCCTTCCAAAACCGCGAAATGCTTTATCCCATAGGCGGACAAGGTCTAAGACCAAAAATCAGTCTGGAAAACTATTTTAACCACATTTTAGATAACTTTGGCTTGATAAGCATTGGTAATATTGAAATACCGGTAGGCTTAATCTTCGTTTATGCAATTATTTGTTTGTTTTTGTATTTGTATTTTCGTACTAAAATCGGCCGGGCAACTATTGCTGTGGGCGAAAACGAGGCGTTTGCAAAACTGTCCGGGATAAATATATCCCAAACCCGTCTGATTGCCATTATTATTTCCACAATTATTGCCGGTTTTGGGATTTGTATATATGCTCAAAGCTACGGCTTCATTCAGCTTTATGATGAACCCCTGTCAATGGCTTTCCCTGCTGTTTCCGCTATACTGATAGGCGGCAGCACCGGCAAAAAAACTTTTATATTCGAGGCGATTTTAGGCACATATTTGCTGCAGTCCATGTATTTACTGAGTGTTCCTATTGCCAATGAAATACTGGTGCCGGAGCTGACGGAAATTTTAAGAAGTTTCATTACCTATGGCATCATTCTATATGCACTGCTGGTAAGAGAAAGGCGGGGGATCAACAGTTGA
- a CDS encoding ABC transporter permease subunit, producing the protein MRIKEEASRLLDSEYMVPAIFIILSYFAWQFSGLTGSFVFNQVVTRFIRDGILVLSLIIPVVAGMGLNFAITVGAMAIQTALLIVIGYQVEGIKGILLAIIIGVFLSLVLGYVIGRILNRVKGKEMITTIIIGFLFNSIYQLIFLVGFGTVIPVANKEIILTRGIGVRNTVDLGMYRNTIDKFGLFKIGELEIPLFMIIVVLLFAAIIFYILHTRFGQEVKAVGSDRQTSEILGINTNMIRIKVMILSTILAAFGQLAYLQNIGMFDVYTAHMNADIISCAALLAGGASIKKAKIRHALMGIFLFHTLFIVSPQAGQNLFNNAALGEYFRSFVAYGTIALALILNIKNENKFS; encoded by the coding sequence TTGAGAATAAAAGAGGAAGCAAGCAGACTGTTAGATAGTGAGTATATGGTCCCGGCAATATTCATAATCCTTTCCTATTTTGCATGGCAATTTTCCGGGCTTACCGGTAGTTTTGTATTTAATCAGGTGGTAACCAGGTTTATCAGAGACGGCATATTGGTATTATCACTTATTATTCCGGTAGTGGCCGGTATGGGCCTTAACTTTGCCATTACTGTTGGCGCCATGGCCATTCAAACAGCATTATTAATAGTAATCGGTTATCAGGTAGAGGGTATAAAAGGGATATTACTGGCAATTATTATCGGAGTATTTTTATCGCTTGTATTGGGATATGTTATAGGTCGTATTTTAAACAGGGTAAAAGGAAAAGAAATGATCACTACGATTATAATAGGGTTTTTGTTTAACAGCATTTATCAATTAATTTTTTTGGTGGGCTTCGGGACAGTTATTCCGGTAGCCAACAAAGAGATAATACTTACGCGGGGAATAGGGGTAAGAAATACAGTTGATTTGGGAATGTATCGCAATACCATTGACAAATTCGGACTGTTTAAAATTGGCGAACTGGAAATACCACTATTCATGATAATTGTAGTGCTTTTGTTCGCTGCAATTATATTTTATATTTTACACACCCGTTTTGGGCAGGAAGTCAAAGCGGTAGGCTCCGATAGGCAAACCAGTGAAATCCTGGGAATTAATACTAATATGATTAGAATAAAAGTAATGATCCTATCAACCATTCTGGCTGCATTCGGGCAACTGGCCTACCTACAGAATATTGGGATGTTTGATGTCTATACCGCACATATGAATGCGGATATTATTTCCTGCGCAGCGCTTCTGGCCGGTGGAGCGAGTATCAAGAAGGCTAAAATCAGACATGCACTAATGGGAATTTTTTTATTTCATACCCTTTTTATTGTTTCGCCCCAGGCAGGACAGAATCTATTTAACAATGCCGCATTGGGCGAATACTTTCGGAGTTTTGTAGCTTATGGAACCATTGCTTTGGCTTTAATCTTAAATATTAAGAATGAAAATAAATTCAGTTAA
- a CDS encoding uroporphyrinogen decarboxylase family protein, with protein MNAVPKDEMTPLERMAAFAAGKPYDRIPCSSFSGETACHFIGTTVSEYRHSAKLMARVETVTYKMFGHDGAGVGPGFLALAEAMGTELKYPEDNIPFVANPVLKNWDDFDKLEPADPHKDGKLPIYLEALAMIKDAIGDEVPIGSSVGGPFTTAALVRGTENFLKDLRRNPEMAHRLLQLVTNTTLNYIDAVMDMGCSVSIGDPTASGSLLSVKQFREFAKPYLSKLADRVIERTGKGPMLHICGDSTPIWSDMADTGAPTLSLDNVIDLAEAKKVVGERVCIMGNVKPIDTIMKGSHQQIEAEVKECLRKAYDSPKGFILAVGCQVPLGTTADNFMCFMNAARKYGRYPLNPDNFI; from the coding sequence ATGAATGCTGTCCCCAAGGATGAAATGACACCGCTCGAAAGAATGGCCGCTTTTGCCGCAGGCAAGCCGTATGACCGGATTCCCTGCAGCAGTTTTAGCGGTGAAACTGCCTGCCATTTTATCGGAACCACGGTATCAGAGTACCGTCATTCCGCTAAATTGATGGCTAGAGTGGAAACGGTTACATATAAGATGTTTGGTCATGACGGTGCCGGAGTCGGCCCAGGATTCCTGGCCCTGGCCGAAGCCATGGGAACCGAACTAAAATATCCGGAAGACAATATACCCTTCGTGGCCAATCCTGTTCTGAAAAACTGGGATGATTTTGATAAGCTGGAACCCGCTGACCCTCATAAGGATGGAAAGTTGCCCATCTATTTAGAAGCCCTGGCCATGATCAAGGATGCTATCGGGGATGAAGTTCCAATAGGTAGTAGTGTCGGGGGACCATTTACCACTGCCGCATTAGTCAGAGGAACCGAGAATTTTCTGAAGGACTTGCGGCGTAATCCGGAGATGGCTCATCGTCTGCTACAACTGGTTACTAATACTACCTTGAATTATATAGATGCAGTAATGGATATGGGCTGTAGCGTAAGTATTGGCGACCCGACCGCATCGGGAAGCCTGCTAAGTGTTAAACAGTTTAGAGAATTCGCCAAACCTTACCTTTCTAAACTGGCAGATCGGGTAATAGAGCGGACCGGCAAAGGCCCAATGCTGCATATTTGTGGTGATTCAACTCCTATTTGGTCGGATATGGCCGATACCGGAGCGCCAACCCTCAGCCTGGACAATGTTATCGATTTGGCTGAAGCCAAAAAGGTGGTGGGGGAACGGGTTTGTATTATGGGCAATGTTAAACCGATTGATACCATTATGAAAGGAAGCCATCAACAGATCGAGGCCGAAGTTAAGGAATGTCTGCGCAAGGCCTATGACAGCCCCAAAGGCTTTATTCTGGCGGTCGGTTGCCAGGTCCCACTGGGAACTACAGCCGATAATTTTATGTGTTTTATGAATGCCGCTCGTAAATATGGGCGATATCCATTAAACCCGGATAATTTTATTTAA
- a CDS encoding corrinoid protein yields the protein MLADQQIILDRLAEGVREMDEDLTLEASHEALDNHVDALTAINQGLVVGMNQAGSLYEQEEYFVPELLLCSDAMYTGLDILSPHIQRTSAEDKHKVVIGVVEGDTHDIGKNLVKLMLEVADFEIYDLGRDVPPADFISKVKEVGADIVCLSTLMSTTMDRMVDVIELLKKEGLREKVLVMIGGGPISQAFADRIGADAYSENAIAAVADAKRLIALKKVAV from the coding sequence ATATTGGCTGATCAACAAATAATATTGGATCGCCTGGCTGAAGGGGTTAGGGAAATGGACGAAGATTTAACGCTAGAGGCTTCCCATGAAGCATTGGATAATCATGTCGATGCATTGACTGCTATCAATCAGGGGCTGGTTGTGGGAATGAACCAGGCCGGGTCGCTATATGAGCAGGAAGAGTATTTTGTACCGGAATTGCTGTTATGCTCCGATGCCATGTATACGGGTTTGGATATCCTAAGCCCCCATATCCAACGCACCAGCGCGGAAGACAAACACAAGGTGGTTATCGGGGTGGTTGAAGGAGACACCCATGATATAGGGAAGAACCTGGTCAAGCTAATGTTGGAAGTAGCGGATTTTGAGATATACGATTTAGGCCGCGATGTACCCCCGGCGGATTTTATCAGCAAAGTAAAAGAGGTCGGAGCGGATATAGTTTGCCTATCCACTTTGATGTCCACCACCATGGATAGAATGGTTGATGTTATTGAACTACTAAAAAAAGAGGGCTTGCGGGAAAAGGTATTGGTTATGATCGGCGGCGGACCGATTTCGCAAGCCTTTGCAGATCGTATCGGAGCGGATGCCTATTCGGAAAACGCCATCGCCGCAGTTGCCGATGCCAAACGACTAATTGCCCTGAAAAAGGTGGCTGTTTAG
- a CDS encoding methylcobamide:CoM methyltransferase MtbA — MITPQDRLIKALNGQVIDRSPCICPGGMMNMATTEIMQRVGSHWPEAHKKPQDMARLALGVCHLTGMENLGVPFCMTVEAEAMGAKVNLGSLANEPRVAEYPLMKLEDWETLSGINPGEGRAGIVAEAVSYLTSSKTELPVIANLTGPISLASSLIEPMVFFKAMGKKPELVHEFLYFVTDNLIVFGRSMLQAGAQIINIADPGGTEEILGPRHFAEFALPYINRILNELQGEYQASMVHICGRLQSIFTEINQLATNAISIDSTTSISKLRSALREKVVVGNISTYLLQNAQPGRVKATGFNCLRKGITILSPACGISPATPLANLQAMVSAVHDFDYQNREVSSLG; from the coding sequence ATGATTACGCCTCAAGACAGACTAATCAAAGCATTAAATGGACAAGTGATTGATCGATCCCCGTGCATTTGTCCCGGCGGTATGATGAACATGGCAACTACCGAAATAATGCAGAGGGTAGGCAGTCACTGGCCCGAAGCACATAAAAAACCTCAAGACATGGCCAGGCTGGCATTGGGCGTATGTCATTTAACCGGCATGGAAAACCTGGGTGTTCCTTTTTGTATGACTGTAGAAGCCGAGGCGATGGGGGCTAAAGTCAACTTGGGATCACTGGCTAATGAGCCGAGGGTTGCAGAATACCCGCTTATGAAGCTGGAGGATTGGGAAACACTATCCGGTATAAATCCGGGAGAGGGCAGGGCTGGCATAGTCGCCGAAGCAGTCAGCTATCTTACCTCCAGTAAAACCGAACTACCTGTGATAGCTAATTTAACCGGTCCAATAAGCCTTGCAAGCTCGCTCATCGAACCCATGGTCTTTTTCAAGGCGATGGGTAAAAAACCTGAATTGGTACATGAATTTTTATACTTTGTTACTGATAATCTAATCGTTTTTGGCAGGAGTATGCTGCAAGCTGGTGCCCAGATTATCAATATAGCAGACCCCGGCGGAACAGAGGAAATATTAGGACCGCGCCATTTTGCCGAGTTTGCCCTGCCCTATATAAATCGAATTTTAAATGAGCTGCAGGGGGAATATCAGGCCAGTATGGTGCATATCTGCGGTCGTCTACAAAGCATATTTACAGAGATTAACCAGTTAGCAACGAATGCTATTAGCATAGACTCGACTACCAGCATAAGCAAACTCAGAAGCGCTTTGCGGGAGAAAGTAGTTGTAGGCAATATCAGCACTTATTTGCTGCAAAATGCTCAACCCGGCCGGGTTAAGGCGACCGGGTTTAACTGCCTGCGCAAAGGGATTACGATTTTGTCACCCGCTTGCGGTATCAGTCCGGCCACCCCCCTGGCCAATCTTCAGGCTATGGTATCGGCAGTACACGACTTTGATTACCAAAACCGGGAGGTATCAAGCCTTGGGTGA
- a CDS encoding ASKHA domain-containing protein, giving the protein MGEQHDGLSGVHVVCSSNGEIQLLMDLLDDTGIELESSCAGNGTCGKCRVLIISGECLPPGTAEMELLSPKDFKRGIRLACHCLVRGEVELSVENAAQDLRVLEKGMLTDFKIEAEISKYQLISTGNEQELSLIEQILQQLNIEQSVPDSLDILRLIAQFKPDDTTAIVVGNKLIGLEHGDTTAHCYGVAVDIGTTTVVASLHKLDDGSELAVASALNPQTQYGLDVLGRIQYAGKGSNNLDKLNGLIINCLNGLISELCRRSGIDSQYIYKITVAANTVMLHLLLGVSPVSIGRAPYHPVFRQGQVLAADNLSLMASPFASLYCLPSVSGFVGADIVAGIIASDLDGAEEIVLFLDLGTNGEIVLSRDGKLIACSTAAGPALEGMNIACGMRAARGAVEEVWIEDKSVLWRTIDNAPPLGLCGSGLIDLVAVMLECGLLNSSGRITARNKFAGVYPHNPLAGQIDDIAGKRRFWLIPSLDNCPNGIFVSQADIRQVQLAKSAIVTGIKTMMTENGLDEIHVNKVYVAGAFGTYLKPSSLIRLGFFPESWHDRITFVGNTSKAGAVMALLSSSTRCRMEETAQKVNYVELESCPGFEKMFVENMRFPGKE; this is encoded by the coding sequence TTGGGTGAACAGCATGATGGTCTGAGTGGGGTACATGTAGTTTGCAGCAGCAATGGCGAAATACAACTGCTTATGGATCTGTTGGATGATACCGGTATTGAACTGGAAAGCTCGTGCGCGGGTAATGGCACCTGTGGCAAGTGCCGGGTCCTAATTATTAGTGGGGAATGTCTGCCTCCCGGTACTGCGGAAATGGAGTTATTATCACCAAAAGACTTTAAAAGGGGAATTCGCCTTGCCTGTCATTGTCTGGTGCGGGGCGAGGTTGAATTATCGGTGGAAAATGCCGCCCAGGACCTCAGGGTACTAGAAAAAGGAATGCTCACCGACTTTAAGATTGAAGCCGAAATTAGCAAATATCAATTGATCTCAACAGGTAATGAACAGGAATTATCATTGATTGAGCAAATCTTGCAGCAATTGAACATTGAACAATCTGTTCCGGACTCCCTTGATATTCTCCGTTTGATTGCCCAGTTCAAGCCTGATGATACAACCGCAATCGTTGTCGGCAACAAACTTATCGGGTTGGAGCATGGTGATACAACAGCACATTGTTACGGTGTCGCCGTCGATATTGGCACCACCACGGTTGTAGCTTCGCTTCATAAACTTGATGATGGCAGCGAACTAGCAGTAGCTTCAGCCCTCAATCCGCAAACCCAATATGGTTTGGATGTCCTGGGTAGAATTCAGTATGCCGGCAAGGGCTCGAACAATCTTGATAAGCTAAATGGTCTCATTATTAATTGCCTTAACGGACTGATTTCGGAGCTCTGCCGCCGAAGCGGTATAGATTCTCAATATATCTACAAAATCACGGTGGCAGCCAATACGGTAATGCTGCACCTGCTGCTGGGAGTCAGCCCGGTATCAATAGGAAGAGCACCCTATCATCCGGTATTTCGACAGGGACAAGTTCTAGCGGCAGACAACCTTAGCTTAATGGCGTCACCCTTTGCGAGTTTGTATTGCCTGCCGTCAGTTTCCGGATTTGTGGGGGCTGATATTGTCGCCGGAATCATCGCCAGTGATTTGGACGGAGCAGAAGAAATTGTGCTGTTCCTGGATTTGGGCACCAACGGTGAGATTGTCCTCAGCCGGGATGGGAAGCTCATAGCCTGTTCGACTGCGGCCGGGCCAGCACTCGAAGGGATGAATATCGCCTGTGGAATGCGCGCCGCCCGGGGAGCGGTTGAAGAGGTATGGATTGAGGATAAGTCCGTACTATGGCGGACCATCGACAATGCCCCGCCGCTTGGTCTGTGCGGCAGTGGTCTCATAGACCTGGTGGCGGTTATGCTGGAATGTGGTTTGCTCAACTCCAGCGGAAGAATCACTGCCAGGAATAAATTTGCGGGGGTCTATCCGCACAATCCTCTGGCCGGCCAGATAGATGATATAGCCGGAAAAAGAAGATTTTGGCTGATACCGTCTTTAGATAATTGCCCCAACGGGATATTTGTCAGCCAGGCTGACATCAGGCAGGTGCAATTGGCCAAAAGTGCCATAGTCACGGGTATTAAAACCATGATGACCGAGAACGGCCTGGATGAAATTCATGTGAACAAGGTTTACGTTGCAGGGGCTTTTGGCACTTATCTTAAGCCAAGCAGCCTGATTCGCCTGGGATTTTTCCCTGAAAGCTGGCACGACCGCATAACTTTTGTGGGCAACACATCCAAGGCCGGTGCGGTTATGGCACTGCTGTCAAGCAGCACCCGTTGCCGTATGGAGGAAACAGCTCAAAAGGTTAACTACGTAGAACTCGAATCCTGTCCAGGGTTTGAAAAAATGTTTGTGGAGAATATGAGATTTCCGGGGAAAGAATAG
- a CDS encoding CobW family GTP-binding protein yields the protein MTQVHIVSGFLGAGKTTLLLKLLAFVEGNKVIIENEFGEVGIDGDVLQRANYDVVEMVQGCICCSMRANFEAMLLSVIEDYHPEHIFIEPTGIGMLSQITALFKRKDIADRCSLTMPIVVVDALDYLMLVEDFGLFYKDQIAHAGIIVLSKIQLMREDNLDVIIKSLRSINPQADIMARDWEQFSELDYWELTNTEFDPEKTIRIRGAIGVLSGNLQSYSLTAPRRINRENLQYILDNLQNKQLGRIVRAKGFVEGDDGPLEFNYVNGRYTINDNSLGNSSRVCIIGSNLNRDMLSVIWSGDGVGVL from the coding sequence ATGACCCAGGTACATATCGTTTCAGGTTTTCTCGGAGCGGGAAAGACTACCCTGTTGTTAAAGCTGCTGGCTTTCGTTGAGGGTAATAAGGTTATTATCGAGAACGAATTTGGCGAAGTAGGCATCGACGGAGATGTATTGCAACGCGCAAACTACGATGTGGTAGAAATGGTGCAGGGTTGCATCTGCTGCAGTATGAGAGCCAACTTTGAGGCGATGCTCTTATCCGTGATAGAAGACTACCATCCCGAACATATATTCATAGAGCCTACCGGAATAGGAATGCTCAGTCAGATTACTGCTTTATTTAAACGAAAGGATATTGCAGACAGATGCAGTCTGACTATGCCAATAGTTGTAGTGGACGCGCTTGATTATCTGATGCTGGTGGAGGATTTCGGGCTGTTTTATAAGGACCAGATTGCCCATGCAGGAATTATCGTGTTGAGCAAGATCCAGCTTATGCGGGAAGACAATCTCGACGTTATAATAAAGTCGCTGCGAAGCATTAATCCCCAAGCCGACATTATGGCCAGGGACTGGGAGCAGTTCAGCGAGCTTGATTACTGGGAGTTGACCAATACCGAATTTGATCCCGAAAAAACTATCCGGATTAGGGGCGCAATAGGCGTCTTATCGGGAAACCTGCAAAGCTATAGTCTCACTGCCCCAAGGCGAATTAACCGAGAAAACCTGCAATATATTTTAGATAATCTGCAGAATAAGCAACTAGGAAGGATTGTAAGAGCCAAAGGGTTTGTCGAGGGTGATGACGGCCCCCTGGAATTCAACTATGTCAACGGAAGATATACTATTAATGATAACAGCCTGGGCAACTCAAGCCGGGTATGTATAATCGGCAGCAATCTTAATAGGGATATGCTGTCAGTTATCTGGTCTGGAGATGGGGTGGGGGTTTTATGA
- a CDS encoding uroporphyrinogen decarboxylase family protein has product MSVSGINFVCAGRDELEIPREIVEQGGFHFPDLHSDSQEMARLALAIKHNKQNSICMLPFCLTVEAEALGARVNLGNASSGPRISSYSYESIEQLKDLRMVDFNSGRIKSVLDAVETLTQSGEVVALNVSGPFTIITSLFDPMVLYKAVKKNREGIDDVLRIIEGIILRYILEAIKMGARIISYADAVGTADMVGPKIYKDIAGIASLNLLKRLQTSDELDGCFVHICGKTSVSLENHGFARSYPIEVSSNQTYGQAITELLYKSQGSRFIGHNCMKRTVNKLKDNTVWRIEF; this is encoded by the coding sequence ATGAGCGTCAGCGGTATTAACTTTGTCTGCGCAGGCCGGGATGAACTGGAAATACCCCGGGAGATTGTAGAGCAGGGAGGATTTCATTTTCCTGATCTTCATAGTGACAGTCAGGAAATGGCGCGGCTGGCTCTGGCTATAAAGCATAATAAGCAAAACAGCATCTGCATGCTGCCGTTTTGCCTGACGGTGGAGGCCGAAGCGCTGGGTGCCCGGGTGAATCTCGGCAATGCAAGCTCAGGCCCCAGAATCAGTTCATATTCATATGAAAGCATTGAGCAGCTTAAAGATCTGAGGATGGTGGATTTTAATTCAGGCAGAATTAAATCAGTGCTTGATGCAGTAGAGACGTTGACCCAAAGCGGGGAAGTGGTGGCTCTTAATGTGAGCGGACCCTTTACTATCATAACTTCTCTTTTCGATCCCATGGTCTTATATAAAGCGGTCAAAAAAAACCGGGAAGGGATAGACGATGTACTAAGGATAATAGAGGGAATTATACTACGTTATATCCTTGAAGCGATTAAAATGGGTGCAAGAATTATATCCTATGCCGATGCGGTCGGTACCGCTGACATGGTTGGGCCCAAGATATACAAAGATATAGCAGGTATTGCCAGCCTGAATTTGTTAAAGCGACTTCAGACAAGTGATGAGCTGGATGGTTGTTTTGTCCATATCTGCGGCAAAACCTCGGTATCTCTGGAAAATCACGGCTTTGCAAGGTCGTATCCGATTGAGGTGAGTTCTAACCAAACCTATGGCCAGGCTATAACAGAATTATTATACAAATCACAAGGCAGCAGATTCATAGGACACAATTGCATGAAGAGAACGGTTAATAAACTAAAGGATAACACAGTTTGGAGGATAGAGTTTTAG
- a CDS encoding autoinducer 2 ABC transporter substrate-binding protein, producing the protein MKKSRFFIAVLLIWAMSLSVFGCSKEDSATTGDAKKAETGEKAPATKGKIAFVTFATGVPYFEIGAAGAKQAGQALGYEVVYKGPAKADSAAEIQIINDLVTQGEVKAIVVACMDSKSIIPALKKAREADIKVVTWDLDCEPEGRDCYAGLMDLVVMGNEWIESMVRSVGDEGEYAIVMATLTNEFMNKRIDNMKKYAAEKYPKLKLVAVESCDADPQKAYQISKDLLTKYPNLKCIATSSTEAFSSAAKAIEDDGKIGQVYVVGGLTPNLAKPAFKSGAAKEAVLWDPGKWAGFGVTIATQLIEGKTFDKVGKVEITGFPKAELFAPGILYYHELLTFTPENVDRYDF; encoded by the coding sequence ATGAAAAAAAGCAGATTTTTTATTGCAGTGCTACTAATTTGGGCTATGTCTTTATCAGTATTTGGCTGCAGCAAGGAAGATTCAGCAACAACGGGAGATGCCAAAAAAGCTGAAACTGGAGAAAAAGCCCCAGCTACCAAAGGGAAAATCGCCTTTGTCACATTTGCTACCGGGGTACCCTACTTTGAAATTGGTGCTGCTGGAGCCAAGCAAGCAGGCCAAGCACTGGGTTATGAAGTGGTCTACAAAGGACCGGCCAAAGCTGATTCAGCAGCCGAAATACAGATCATCAACGATCTGGTTACCCAAGGCGAAGTTAAAGCCATTGTGGTGGCCTGCATGGATTCCAAATCAATTATTCCGGCTTTGAAAAAAGCCCGTGAAGCCGACATAAAAGTTGTGACCTGGGATCTGGACTGTGAGCCTGAAGGCCGTGATTGTTATGCAGGTCTGATGGATCTTGTTGTTATGGGCAACGAGTGGATTGAAAGCATGGTTAGGTCGGTTGGGGACGAAGGTGAATATGCAATTGTTATGGCTACTCTGACCAATGAATTTATGAACAAGCGCATAGACAACATGAAAAAGTATGCGGCTGAGAAGTATCCTAAACTTAAACTGGTAGCCGTGGAATCATGCGATGCCGATCCCCAGAAAGCCTATCAGATCTCTAAGGATCTTTTAACCAAATACCCCAATCTGAAATGTATAGCCACATCTTCTACCGAAGCCTTCAGTTCGGCTGCCAAAGCCATTGAGGACGATGGCAAGATAGGCCAGGTTTATGTAGTCGGAGGATTGACCCCTAATCTTGCCAAACCAGCATTCAAGAGCGGGGCCGCCAAGGAAGCAGTCCTCTGGGACCCTGGCAAATGGGCCGGTTTTGGAGTAACTATAGCTACTCAACTAATTGAAGGCAAAACCTTCGACAAGGTTGGCAAGGTGGAGATCACCGGATTCCCGAAAGCGGAACTGTTCGCCCCCGGCATTCTCTATTACCATGAGTTGTTGACCTTTACTCCAGAAAATGTAGACAGGTATGATTTCTAA
- a CDS encoding ABC transporter permease has translation MKALVSKNQNNEITLLFILIVLVIIFSTFSEGFFKIGNMLEISAQMVELSLLTLGMSVCIISGGFDLSIGAMVGLSSVCLAILISSGMNMGLTIALVFGLLLFCGLINGILVGYLRINSMLVTLGTSSVYMGIAIVISQGRAISGLTQEFAVFGQHYLGIIPVQTIILIVVAAFSLLILSYSTWGRRIYLIGSNYEVARFAGINCGFNIMLVYVYSAAMAFLASLILTSRLATGRADFGETYILQSVAAAVFGGIGINGGSGNLFGAILGVAVFAIISNGFNMLDFSQYAQQIVIGLILIVFLAYRAQHNQV, from the coding sequence TTGAAAGCATTGGTTTCAAAAAACCAAAATAATGAAATAACCTTGCTTTTTATACTTATAGTTCTAGTCATTATCTTTTCTACATTCAGCGAGGGCTTCTTTAAAATCGGCAACATGTTGGAGATCTCCGCCCAAATGGTGGAATTGTCGCTCTTAACCCTAGGCATGAGCGTTTGCATAATATCCGGAGGCTTTGACCTGTCCATCGGTGCAATGGTCGGGTTAAGCTCCGTTTGCCTGGCTATCCTTATAAGCTCGGGGATGAACATGGGTCTGACTATTGCCCTGGTTTTTGGACTTTTGCTTTTTTGCGGCCTAATAAACGGCATTCTGGTCGGCTATTTGCGTATAAATTCAATGCTGGTAACCCTCGGCACATCCTCAGTCTATATGGGTATTGCGATCGTAATTTCCCAGGGGCGGGCCATCTCCGGCCTGACTCAGGAATTCGCTGTTTTCGGCCAGCATTATCTGGGGATTATACCCGTGCAAACCATAATATTGATAGTGGTTGCGGCTTTTTCCCTTCTGATTCTTAGCTATAGTACTTGGGGACGCCGCATATACCTTATCGGCAGTAATTATGAGGTAGCGCGTTTTGCGGGCATTAACTGCGGGTTCAATATTATGCTGGTATATGTGTACTCGGCAGCCATGGCTTTTTTAGCCTCTCTTATCCTGACCTCGCGTCTGGCCACCGGCCGGGCAGACTTCGGCGAGACATATATTTTGCAAAGCGTTGCGGCAGCAGTTTTTGGCGGTATAGGCATAAACGGGGGCTCAGGTAATCTATTCGGGGCTATTCTGGGGGTGGCAGTCTTTGCAATTATCAGCAACGGTTTTAATATGCTGGATTTTTCCCAGTATGCTCAGCAAATCGTAATCGGATTAATTCTGATCGTTTTTCTTGCTTATCGTGCGCAGCATAACCAGGTATGA